The Raphanus sativus cultivar WK10039 chromosome 6, ASM80110v3, whole genome shotgun sequence sequence GGTCCAGAGCCATCCTCGAAGACCCTCTGCCCCAATCCGGAACCAAGAAGCTGAATGTGTCTCTGCTAGCCAACGATGGCggctccaccaccaccactcgGAAAGCCACTTACCGGAGATTCCTCCGGCCGATTCCGCCGGAAAATCTGTTCACGGCGGCGGTGGAGTTTGAGGAAGGGTGTGTGGTGGAGGCGTCTAAGAGAGGCGGGTGGTGGACCGGTTTGGTTTTCAAGAAGATAAACCATGAGGATGTAGTTTGGGTTTACTTCAATTCGCCACCGGATCTGCTCCAGTTTAAGACAGGACAGCTCAGACAACACTTTGACTGGGTCAAACAAGAATGGATCAGACCAAAAAACAAGGTTCGAcctttttttgtcttttttttttgtgtacaGAAGGTTTGGTTTCTCATTATCTCTGTTTTTTTGGGTGTTATTGAAGGTTTTTCTGAGTAATAAGCAGTCAACATTTAGATGTGGGACCATGGTGGAAGTGAGACtcaacgatgatgatgatgtgtgGGTACCATCTGTGATCGTTAAGGAGATGGTGAGTAGAAAGAGTTTCATTGTCAAGCCTTTGAAATACCTGAGCTGggatgatgatggtgaagaatcaaaaccaaacaGAACCGTTGGTTTAAGCAGCATAAGGCTCACACCGCCGCCGCTGACTGTTTCTGCTAAACGGTATGGATTGATGGAGTCTGTTGAAGTGTTTATTGATCCTGGGTGGCGTCAAGGGAGGGTGAAGGGTGTTCTCTGTGACAATAGTTACACTGTGTGTTTGAAGGGAGGAAATGAGTCTTTGTTGTTCAAACACGATGATATAAGGCCTTCACAGGATTCAGTCCTGGTTAGTTTCTCCTTGGTTGGTTGCAGTCAACGTTGTGTATTTATGGTATGATTCTTGTTGGATTTGTAATTGATTGTTATGTAAATGTTGTTTCTGTTTTAAGCGAAACACTAGTCAAGTAACTGCTGCCGATACTCCTCAAACGTCTCTGAGCGCTGAGGAAAATGGAGAGATGGAGGTAGAGTTGGTTTTGTTGTCATTTAACATTGTTTGATCGTTCAGATAACTCTTCTTTGTGTTTGACACTTGTATGTATGCAACAGGTGTCTGAGGAACACAGCAGGGGAGATGACAATCGTAAGAGGAAACGAGGAGAAGTAGAGCACAATCCAGACCTCAGCGAGACTACTGGTATGCTTTAACTCTTATTAGTTTGTAGCTTAACCAAAGAGTTGGGTAAAGAGGCTCGCACTGGAGTACCATTATAGTAGAGCAGATGTGATGAATGTTCTTTGCTTCTTGTTCACTTTATCTGCAAATGTAATATGAATGttcttggtttgtttttttcagcAACTGCTTCTGTTTCATCTCTTACCTCTTCCCCGGCCAGTACTGCCACAGCATTGAATCAAACAGAGACTGGAACTGAAGAGATCACTGTTCAGCCGGTGAGTAACACAAGAGATGTTAAGCTAAATCTATCTTTGCTTCAGCATTGTCACTCTTTTACTTTTCTTAGTAGTTTGTTATATTGGTGGCTTACTATTATCATCTCCTTTGGGATGCAGGAGAGCAGCGAAGAATGTAACATCCGAAAGAGGACAAGAGAACATAACCTTGGTTCTTCTACTCCTGTTGTTCAACCAAAAGACACAACCCTGGTTTTGCCTTTTGTGAAGAAGTCACCgttttggaagatacttgagaCATCAGAAGTCTTCCAGAGAGCACCACAGAGTCCTCATTTTAGTCCATTGGTTAAGGAAAGTAAAGAACAGTTCCGTGAAGGGCTTGCCTTTGGAATGATGCTCACTTATTCCAGTTTATTGGAGAGCTTTAAAGATCTGGAGCCTCACGTTCCCATCAGCGAGCTAAACAGTCTTAAGGCTTCCTTGGCCGAGCTAGAGAAACACGGCTTCAGTGTTTCAGCGCCTTTGGCACGGATCAACAAGTTGCTGTCTCTCAAAGAGACACAGCTAAAGAAAATGGAGGAGCGAAACAGTTTCAACAGAGAGATAATGGCTCTGGAAGAAGGTGTTGGTGAGATGGAACACAAGATTCTCGAGTTGGAGAGGCAACAAGTGGCTCTGAAAGAGCAGAGGGATGCGGCCTACCAAAATGTGTGTCAGATTCAGTCGTTCGCGAGAGACAATGGCATAGAGCTTGACAATCTAGAGTCTGAGTTTAAAGCTACTTCGTCTGCTCCCTGGTAAGCTTGTTAAAAGCAAAACTCTGATGAGGCCTCTCTGATTTGAGTTTTGCTTTTTATTGTTAAATGATTGGTTTGTGGAACTCGTGAGAGATGAGTGACACATGGTTGATTAATGATTATTGGTTAGTCGTTTCGTACAAGCTATTAAAAGAGCCAAGTACTTAGCCATCTTCTTTGTAGCTGAGCTTAGTAATTTACTTTAACCATCTCTCTTGACTTCAGTATTTCTTTCTGTGGATCTCAGGGGCGAAACCTAAGTAAAGAAGGAACAAAAGGGCAAGGAAGTAGTTCAGGATCAGAGTCCAATGTCTTTTGAGTTTTCTTTTGTAAGTAAAAAAGGCTGTTTTGCCAGAGAGATAAGTGAACCTAAATGGTCTTATTACAGCAGGATCATAGCTAACTATTTATTTGACTAAAAGCTTTTGTTATTTAATCTGATCTTGACATAGTTAAATTTAGTATCGTTGATGACTCACAGCACTAGCTTGCACAAGGCACAATTGTCTGGAAATCACAAATCATGGTTAGTTTTTAATCTAATTGTAACAACTTAACTCATTCATTTGCAAACAATCAAACATTAAGCCGGAAGAACAGCAAAGAGGTCTCTCAAGACCAAACATTTTACACAATCCACCATTAACCATGAATGGTTTGACCATTGATCCATTCGCAAGAGTTTTGTCAATTGATTGCATTTGGAATGATTATCAAAAATCTTATTCTCTAAATCAGACACTGTAAGTACCAAAATAAGGGAAATATTGTGAAAATAAGGAAATACAAACCAAATTATAGTAAGAATTTCATGAATTTAATGCATATTGATCAACATTTTCATAAAAATGTTTACCGCATAAAGTAAGAAATCTAATTATTCATAAGATGGAAAATCTAATGTtataacatattaatatttttaagtgcaatttttagaagaaaaacattaatcatttaaatatgGAAAAGATGGAGTAATTCTGAGAACACACCAGCGCAACATAACTATATACAAAAATCACCTAGAACAAACCCATAACTATATCGATTCCCATAAATAAGTTAAAAATCTCCAAAGTGACACATTTTTGGATTAGCTGGTTTCAAATGGTTCATACTAGACTTACGATATTAATCAACATCATTCAATAAACCTacttaaaataaatgaaaacttcAGACCATAATTTTCTAATAAATGATTTCAATGAAACTACACTATGAGAAAACTTCAGACCATAATTTTCAGACCataattttctaataaaaaatattcacgtttccagtttaattttatgatttttagtttgccatataaaattaaaagaaaaaccgaGTCCATTAAAGATTACACTATGAAATACAATGAtcatatgaaaatttaaatcccgccaaaaaatgaaaaaattccCATTAGCTAATCTTAGCCTAGGCCGAACAATCATAGACCCATTAGctaatttgtgtttttttgcatgatttaatttaaatcgcgccaaaaaaattgaaaaaaaacaaagatcatatttattttcttatcacTCTCTCTGTTTACTTACACTCAGTTTTTAGGGCTCGTACAAGGATAGAAAGTTTCGGTTTTTACCTTCCGACAACGACAATGAAGAGAGGCGATGAGATTGAAGTCTACTCCGACGAAGAAGGGCTCAAAGGGTCGTGGTTCAGAGCCATCCTCGAAGACCCTCTGCCTAAATACGGAACCAAGAAGCTGAATGTGTCTCTGCTAGCCAACGATGGTGGCTCCACCACCACTCCGAAAACCACTTACCGGAGATTCCTCCGGCCGATTACGCCGGAGAGTCTGTTCGCGGCGGCGGCGGAGTTCGAGGAAGGGTGTGTGGTGGAGGCGTCTCGTGGAGGTGGGTGGTGGACCGGTGTGGTTGTCAAGAAGATAAACCATGAGGATGATGTAGTTTGGGTTTACTTCGATTCCCCACCGGTTCTGTTTCAGTTTCAGACAGGACAAGTGAGACAACACTTTGACTGGGTCAAACAAGAATGGGTCAAACCAAAAAACAAGGTTCGagcttattttgttttttttgtttctttacatGTAGTTTTCTCAACATTCTTTGGTTTGGTTGTTTCTTGGAAGGTACTGAGTAATAAGAAGTCTAGGTTTAGTTGTGGGACCATGGTGGAAGTGAGAGTCAAGGGTACTGATGTGTGGGTACCATCAGTGATTGTCAAGGAGATGGGAAACAGGAAGAGTTTCGTTGTCAAGTCTTTGAAAAACCTGAGCTGGAGTGATGATGGTGGTGAAGCACCGAAACCAAACATAACCGTTGATTCAAGCAGCATAAGACTCACACCGCCAACTGTTTCTGTTGAACGCTTTGGGTTGATGGAGTCTGTTGAAGTGTTTATTGACCCGGGATGGCGTTCAGGGACAGTGACGAGTATCCTCTGTGAGAATAGGTACACTGTGTGTTTGAAGGGAGAAAATGGCTCTCTGGTGTTCAAACACGATGCACTAAGGCCTTCGGAGGAGACAATAGCTAAACTCGTCTTGGTTAGTTTCTCTCTGGTTTGAGTCAGCTTTTGAttcttgttttgatttataattaGAGTGTTATGTTTTCTTTCCCTTTTCAGCAAAACACTAGTGAAGTAAatggagagaaagagaaagaggtaaagttggttttgttattatttaacaTTAGTCTTCTTCATGAGCTCTCTCCTTTGGGGTTTGACACTTGTATGTATGCACCAGGTGCCTGATGAACACAGCAGGGAAGATGACAGTCGTAAGAGGAAAAGAGGAGAAGTAGAACACAATCCAGACTTAAGTGAGACTGAGACTGCTACTGGTATGTCTTTAACCCTCTCATTAGTGTGTCATGGACTTTGTTTCTGCCATGTTCTTGAAACAGttccactttttttttctttttttgcagaAACTGAATCAGTTTCATCTCTAACAGAGTCTGGAACTGAAGAATTCACTGTCCAGCCGGTGAGTAATCTATATCTTTGCTTCATCAAGCATTCTCACGATTACTTATTTTATCTTCCTTTGGGGATGGCAGGAGAGCAACGAAGAAGTTAATAACGATGAAACGATGAGAATAGTCGTTTTGCCTTTTGCTAAGGAGTCGTCGCTTTGGCTGGAACTCGAAACAAAACTAGTCTTCCAGAGAGCACCACAACAAACTCCTCATTTCAGCCCATTGGTTGGGAAACCTGAAGTGTCCCGTGAAGGCCGTGCCCTTGGTATGATGCTCACCTTTTCCAAGTTGGTGGAAAGCTTCAACGATCTCGAACCCGACGTTCCCATGAGCCAACTAGACAGCTTCAGAGAGTCTTTCGCCGAGCTACGGAAACAGGGTTTCGATGTTTCAGCTCCTCTGGCACGGATCAACAAGCTATTGGGTATCAAAAGTAAACAGCTAAAGGAAATGGTGAAGCGAAATGGTCTAGAGGGAGAGATGATGGCTCTGAAACACAAGATTGTTGAGCTGGAGAGGCAGCAAGTGGCTCTGAGAGAGGAGAGTGAAACGGCCTACCGAAATTTATCTCAGATGGAGTCACGTGCAAGAGATCCTGGCGTAGTGCTTGACAATCTGGAGTCTGAGTTCAGAGCAACCTCATCTGCTCCCTGGTAAAAAGCAAAactctctctttgatttttAGTTAAATAGGCTTTGTATTATTGGTTGGTAGAACTCGTAAGAGATCTTTAAAAGATGGTTAATTATTGGTTAGTCGTTGATACTACTTGCTAATGCTATTACAATAGCCTAGTAATCACAATCTTCTTTATTTTCAGCTTAGTTATCTATAGTTTTATCCATCTtcaatatttcttttttttttttgtggatttCAGGGGAGAAGCCTGAGTAAAGAAGGAACAAGAGTTCAATCAAGAAGGAAGAGATCAGGATCAGAGTTCCAATGTCTTTTGcagctttttttcttttgagtcaGACAAGCTGTTGTGATAAGAGTATGTGAACCTAAATGGCCTTAGTGTCTAACAACAGGATCATCAGAAATGAAGCTAGCTAACTATTAAACTTTTAAAGCTTTTGGTATTTAATCTTATCTTGACATAGTTTATTAGTAtgattgacttttttttttgttttaaaaatgttcACCATGTTTTTTCTAAACGTGACTGGACAACGTCACAAGACTAACAACACTAGCTTGCACAAGTCACAATTGTCTGGAAATCACAAATCAtggttctttttttaatatcattGTAGCAACTTAACCCATTGATTTGCAAACAATCAAACATTAAGCCTAAGAAGAACAGCAAAGAGGTCTCTCAAGACCAAACATTTTTTTACATAATCCACCATTATTTAACATGAATTGATTTGACCATAAACACCATTAGCTGAAGTTTTGCCAATTGATTGCATTTGGAATGATAGTCAAAAATCTTGTTTCCTAATCTTGTATCtagaccaaaataaaataaatgattatgaaaaataaggaaataaaaaaaataaaaaaatgatataacAGTAAGAAGTTTCTGAACTTGAATGCAAATTGACCAACATTTTCCATAAAAAAAGTGGTGATTTATCTGGACTAAAATTACAACAGTCACATGGGGTGTAAAATGTTAATTTCAAAACATAAGTACTATTTAAGTAATAAAACAGATAAATAAAGGAGTAGATTTGCATAAAGACCCAACAATTACGGAGCGTTACCAATAATTAAAACCCGCGCCCATCGCACCAAAACGCTCTCAAGgttcaaaaacaaaagttgaatcctttttttctggtttttctTCGCGTCGTATCGtaagaaggaggagaagaaagatccatctctctctcttggaaTCTAGAGACTTTCAGATTCTTGAGTCACATCTTCGCTATCAGACACTGGTACATTCTTGATTCTTCGCTATTCATCAAACCTTACTACTTATTGCAGACACTCGAAACTCTGTTCATacccctttttttttgtaagattaGGGTTACTAGTTCTCTTCTTTCGTTattaaagtttcaaacttttagGAATCAATTTACTCAAAATGATACTTTCTTTCAGTTTACCTAAGAAATTAGataaaaagttttgatttttttgggaACTTTTAGCATTGGTTTTGGTATAATCCTCTTACGGaaagattgattttttttttagtttcctGATTAGGATATGGTATAGAATCATAGAATATAGTTATCTCGGTATAGTTGTTACTTGTTAGGATTAAAGAATCTAATCTGATACTCAAATGATTGTACTATATCTCTTAAGTTGTGTATATCCTGTTttttgcaccaaaaaaaaaagtgtatatCCTGTTTTAAGATAATCATTGAGTATGTTAGGATTAAAGAATCTAATCTTATACTCAAAtgatttgtatataaatctcCTACAAGTTGTGTATATACTCAAATGATATGATCAAAAAAGTTCAAGATCTTGTAGGCTATGATCTTGCTTGTTATTGACTTCGTTGTTGCTTTTATTCTCAGAGGGATCAAAAATGGGGAGAAACCTGGGTTCAGCATTTAGACAAGAGTTGGCTAATCTCGACAAAGATCCAGATACTTACAAGACTGCAATGAGCAACTTGAGAACCATTGTGAAAGACTTGGATTCAAAAGTGATACATGCGTTTCTCACTCAAGTCTCTGAAACAAAAGAGATCGGTTCTGACTCTGGCGGTGGCTACACGGTCTCTCTCTTTGAAGACCTCGCACGTGCTCACGGAGTCAAAATCTCTCCCCACGTGGAAACGATCATGCTGGTTATTGTAAGGACGTTGAGCTCTTGTGGAGGTTCCTTAAGTGTCCAACAGGCTTGCTCAAAAGCTGTAGCTGCTATTGCTAGATACGGGATCGATCCTGCAACGGCGGAAGATAAGAAAAGAAATGTGATCCATTCTCTCTGCAAACCGCTCTCTGACTCTCTTATAGACTCACACCATCAGCAGCATCTTGCTTTGGGGTCTGCTCTCTGCTTGAAGTCGCTTGTGGACTGCGATAGCTGGCGTTACGCTTCTAACGAGATGGTTAACAGCGTTTGTCAGAGCTTGGCTGTTGCTCTTGAAGCCACTTCGAGCGAAGCCGAGTCTCATCTGGCGCTTGTGATAGCTCTCGCTAAGCGCAATGCCTTTATTGTGGAGGCGTACGCGAGGCTTTTGGTGAAGTCTGGTCTTAGGATTCTGGAGTTGGGCGTTGTGGAGGGTGATGCTCAGAAACGGGTTTTGGCAGTGCAGATGCTTAACTTTTTGATGAAGTATCTGAATCCCAAGAGTATATCTTCTGAGGTGGAACTTGTGTTGCAAGAGATGGAGAAACACATGGAAGATGAGGTGTATTTCGTCAGAATGGCTGTTCATGATACCTTGGGAACAGCAGAGAGATTGATAAGAGAGGCAGATTCATCAGTGAAGTCTACTACACCGAGTCTGAGATCACGTAACAGGAGTTATGTAAACGATCAAGAAGATGACTATAACCAAGAAACCGGTTCAAGAAATCAGGTACAGACATAAAAAGACTATATCTCTTGTGTGTTTCTTCTTTATGTAAGTTTTATTGTGTTCTGCTACTTTGGTTTCAGATTCAGTTCTCTGGTGATGAAGATGATAACATGGAGTCAGTTTGTTTCCATCAGAGGAACAGAAGCTCTGAGTTTAACGAATCGGTTTGCTCTAGGACCAATCGCCCAAGAAGTTCAAGGCGAAACAGGAGGAAGAGACAGTCAGAACGTAGCAGGCACGGTTTCACGCAAGATTCATTTACTGTACTGCTGGAGAACAGAGAGCAGCTACGACAGTACAGCGAGagctcatcatcatcgtcaccGATACATGAGAGATCCGGTACCACTACTCCAACAGAAGACATCTGTGAGAAACTAAAGATAGATTTGGAGTCTGAGGCCaaagtgaagagagaagagattgTAACAGAGTCAACAAGACGGGACAGGAGCAAGAAAAGTGTGTTGAGATGGGGTTTGAGTTTCTTCTCAGTTGTACTTGCAGGGCTTGCTTCCTTCATGTGGGTGCATTTGCAAGATGATGTTATGATGCCTCATCTTGTTCCTACTTGAAGCATCAGGGGTGGAACATAGAAAGCTTAGAACTTACGTTTGTGAACAAGTTTACTAACCCATACCGGTTTGTGATTTCAATTACAGTTTCTTAAGAATTATGAACCGAACCGGTTTACATTTTTGGTTATATGTGATAATCAGACGGCCGGCCATTTTTAAAGTCAACGTTTTCTTATTAGATATACAAGTAAATCATTACTCTCTTGATCTGGTTAAGTCTCTGTGATCTATACATCTTCTCTCTAATGGATCTTTACCTTCTCCTTGTGATAGTTGCTACTGCCATCTTTACGCTTTTGTGTAgtagaatattttcttttgtttatggaAAGTTCAGAGtccaagaaaacaaaataattgctTATTCTCctccttcttcatcatctccaccATCTCCCCAGTCGTCTTTGCCTATACACGATGTCTTCCCGAGTTTCCACGGAGCAGATGTCCGTATATCCTTTCTCAGCCATCTTCTCAAGGAGTGTAGGAGCAAAGGAATCAACCTGTTCATTGATAACAAGATCATTAGAGGAGAGTTTATCGGCCATGAGCTCAAGAAGGCAATCAAAGGATCAAGAATTGCGATTGTGTTGCTCTCGAGAAGATACGCTTCTTCCTCTTGGTGTCTTGACGAGTTAGTGGAGATTATGAAGTGTAAAGAAGAGTCAGGTCAAACGGTGATTCCTGTTTTCTATAAAGTGGATCCAACTGATGTCAAGAAGCAGGCCGGTGAGTTTGGGAAAGTCTTCAAAAAAACTTGTAAAGGTAAAACAAACGAGGTTATTAGGAAATGGAGTCAAGCTTTGGCACAAGTGGCCACACTCGCTGGTTACCACTCTAAGAACTGGTTCGTCTTTATAATCTTTCCAAACACAAATTAAACTATAAATGAATGTTGACTTTGAACAATTTTAATTGACTttgatatattttgaatatgttgTATAAGGGATAATGAGGCAAAAATGATAGAAGATGTTGTCACTGAGGTTGCAAAGAAGTTGTTTAACTCCACTCCGTCAAGAGATTTCGACGAACTCATTGGGATGGAAGCTCATATGAACAAGATTTCGCCGGTTTTACGCACAGATTTGGATGAAGTGAGGATGATAGGGATTTGGGGTCCGGCTGGGATTGGCAAGACCACCATTGCTAGGTGTCTGTTCAATCAACTATCCCATACTTTTCAATACAGTGTCTTTCTGATGAATGTCAAAGCAATGTGTACTCCACCGGTTTGTTCAGACGACTACAATGTGAAGTTGCATTTGCAGCAAAAGCTTTTGTCTCAACTACTCAACCAGAAGGAAGATTTCGAGATCGCTCACTTGGGAGCTGCACAAGAAAGACTGAATGACAAGAAAGTTCTTGTTGTTCTTGATAACGTTGATCGGTTAGTACAACTAGAAGCCTTGGCCAAAGAAACTAGGTGGTTTGGTGATGGAAGTCGGATTATCATTACGACGCAAGACCGAAAGATTCTGAAGGCACATGGGATCACTGATATTTACAAGGTTGGTTTTCCATCAACTTGTGAGGCTATTCAAATGTTTTGTATGTATGCTTTTGGTCAAAAGTCCCCTGAAGATGGTTTTGAGAACCTTGTAAGGGAAGTTACAGATCTTGCCGGTAAACTCCCTTTGGGACTAAGGGTTATGGGATCTTATTTTCGTGGAATGCCAAAGGAGGAGTGGGAAGACGCACTACCAGAGCTAAGGATGTGCCTTGATGGAGAAATTGAGAACATTTTGATGTTCGGTTATAACGCACTATCTCATGTAAATAAAGATTTGTTTCTTCATATAGCCTGCTTTTTCAACCTTGAAAGGACAGAGAAAGTGGTAGAGCATCTTTCAAAGAGATTTTCTGATGTGAGGCGAAGGCTTAACGTTTTAGCGGACAAGTCTCTCATCTCTTTCGAAAGGGAATATGTGACTATGCATGATCTGCTAGCCCAGCTGGGTAGAGATATTGTCCTCAAACAGTCTACTGAGCCTGGACAACGCAAGTTTCTGTTCGATAAAGGAGATACTTGTGAACTACTGGCTGATGATGCAGCGGTAAGTTTTGCTATTAGTGTTTCATTGCAGTACTGCTTGTTACCAACTGAGTCTGTTTGATAAACTGCAATCATCTATACCTTATTTTTGGCTCTGTTTTCAGGGTAGTAGAAGTGTTATTGGCAGAATGTTCCGTGGAGATGAAATAAATGTTAGTGAGAGAGCCTTTGAAGGAATGTCTAATCTCCAGTTCTTAAGATTAAGAGCGGAACGTGATGCTGGAGGAGATGCATTTCATCTATTTGCTGCACCAAGATATTTATCTCATAAACTTAGATTACTAGATTGGAGATGCTTTCCGATGACATGTTTGAATTGTATTCCCAACCCAGAGTTCCTAGTGGAACTAATCATGGTTTTTAGCAGACTTCAGAAGTTGTGGGAAGGAACTACAGTAAGtaacataaaaattatcatATGTTTTGAACAAAGTTGTTATCATTAATATTTGATCAGATTTGTTCAGCTATGTAAATTGAAAAAACTAGACTAATAGCATGTAACAAATGTGTTCTTGTTGATTTTTGTCTGTCAGCTGCTTAGCAATCTCAAGTGGGTGGATTTGAGTGATTCAAAAAACTTGAAGGATGTTTCTAGTCTCTCAACTGCCACTAATCTAGAAGAGCTAAGTCTCAAAGGATGTTCAAGTTTGGTGGAGCTTCCATCTTCTATTGGAAATGGCATTCATCTCAAAAGATTGGATCTCACAGGGTGTTCAAGTTTGGTAGAGCTCCCTTCCTCTGTTAGTGCCACTAATCTCAAAGAGTTAGATCTCAAAGGATGTTCAAGTTTGGTGGAGCTCCCACTTTTTATTGGAAATGCCATAAGATACGTAGAGAAATTGGATTTTAGTGGTTGCTCGAGTTTAGTGGGAATCCCTTCCTCTATTGAAAACGCCACTAGTCTCAGGGAATTGAGTTTTAGTGGTTGCTCAAGTTTAGTGGGAGTCCCTTCCTCTATTGGAAATGCCATAAGAAACGTAGAGAAATTGAATTTTAATGATTGCTCAAGTTTAGTGGGAGTCCCTTCCTCTATTGGAAACGCCACTAATCtcaagatattaaattttagtggTTGCTTAAGTTTAGTGGGAGTCCCTTCCTCTATTGGAAACGCCACTAATCtcaagatattaaattttagtggTTGCTTAAGTTTAGTGGGAATCCCTTCCTCTATTGGAAACGCCACTAGTCTCAAGGAATTGGCTTTTAGAAGATGCTCAAGTTTAGTGAGAGTCC is a genomic window containing:
- the LOC108811403 gene encoding disease resistance protein TAO1 isoform X2, with amino-acid sequence MDLYLLLVIVATAIFTLLCSRIFSFVYGKFRVQENKIIAYSPPSSSSPPSPQSSLPIHDVFPSFHGADVRISFLSHLLKECRSKGINLFIDNKIIRGEFIGHELKKAIKGSRIAIVLLSRRYASSSWCLDELVEIMKCKEESGQTVIPVFYKVDPTDVKKQAGEFGKVFKKTCKGKTNEVIRKWSQALAQVATLAGYHSKNWDNEAKMIEDVVTEVAKKLFNSTPSRDFDELIGMEAHMNKISPVLRTDLDEVRMIGIWGPAGIGKTTIARCLFNQLSHTFQYSVFLMNVKAMCTPPVCSDDYNVKLHLQQKLLSQLLNQKEDFEIAHLGAAQERLNDKKVLVVLDNVDRLVQLEALAKETRWFGDGSRIIITTQDRKILKAHGITDIYKVGFPSTCEAIQMFCMYAFGQKSPEDGFENLVREVTDLAGKLPLGLRVMGSYFRGMPKEEWEDALPELRMCLDGEIENILMFGYNALSHVNKDLFLHIACFFNLERTEKVVEHLSKRFSDVRRRLNVLADKSLISFEREYVTMHDLLAQLGRDIVLKQSTEPGQRKFLFDKGDTCELLADDAAGSRSVIGRMFRGDEINVSERAFEGMSNLQFLRLRAERDAGGDAFHLFAAPRYLSHKLRLLDWRCFPMTCLNCIPNPEFLVELIMVFSRLQKLWEGTTLLSNLKWVDLSDSKNLKDVSSLSTATNLEELSLKGCSSLVELPSSIGNGIHLKRLDLTGCSSLVELPSSVSATNLKELDLKGCSSLVELPLFIGNAIRYVEKLDFSGCSSLVGIPSSIENATSLRELSFSGCSSLVGVPSSIGNAIRNVEKLNFNDCSSLVGVPSSIGNATNLKILNFSGCLSLVGVPSSIGNATNLKILNFSGCLSLVGIPSSIGNATSLKELAFRRCSSLVRVPSSIGNLHKLESLFLSGCRKLEVLPVNINMKSLSLLDLTDCSLMKRFPEISTNIKSMYLAGTAIKEVPSSIRSVHEQHKSTRDFSLDQ
- the LOC108811403 gene encoding disease resistance protein TAO1 isoform X1 — protein: MDLYLLLVIVATAIFTLLCSRIFSFVYGKFRVQENKIIAYSPPSSSSPPSPQSSLPIHDVFPSFHGADVRISFLSHLLKECRSKGINLFIDNKIIRGEFIGHELKKAIKGSRIAIVLLSRRYASSSWCLDELVEIMKCKEESGQTVIPVFYKVDPTDVKKQAGEFGKVFKKTCKGKTNEVIRKWSQALAQVATLAGYHSKNWDNEAKMIEDVVTEVAKKLFNSTPSRDFDELIGMEAHMNKISPVLRTDLDEVRMIGIWGPAGIGKTTIARCLFNQLSHTFQYSVFLMNVKAMCTPPVCSDDYNVKLHLQQKLLSQLLNQKEDFEIAHLGAAQERLNDKKVLVVLDNVDRLVQLEALAKETRWFGDGSRIIITTQDRKILKAHGITDIYKVGFPSTCEAIQMFCMYAFGQKSPEDGFENLVREVTDLAGKLPLGLRVMGSYFRGMPKEEWEDALPELRMCLDGEIENILMFGYNALSHVNKDLFLHIACFFNLERTEKVVEHLSKRFSDVRRRLNVLADKSLISFEREYVTMHDLLAQLGRDIVLKQSTEPGQRKFLFDKGDTCELLADDAAGSRSVIGRMFRGDEINVSERAFEGMSNLQFLRLRAERDAGGDAFHLFAAPRYLSHKLRLLDWRCFPMTCLNCIPNPEFLVELIMVFSRLQKLWEGTTLLSNLKWVDLSDSKNLKDVSSLSTATNLEELSLKGCSSLVELPSSIGNGIHLKRLDLTGCSSLVELPSSVSATNLKELDLKGCSSLVELPLFIGNAIRYVEKLDFSGCSSLVGIPSSIENATSLRELSFSGCSSLVGVPSSIGNAIRNVEKLNFNDCSSLVGVPSSIGNATNLKILNFSGCLSLVGVPSSIGNATNLKILNFSGCLSLVGIPSSIGNATSLKELAFRRCSSLVRVPSSIGNLHKLESLFLSGCRKLEVLPVNINMKSLSLLDLTDCSLMKRFPEISTNIKSMYLAGTAIKEVPSSIRLWPRLDVLYMSYSENLKEFPHVLETMTGLFMSNTKVQEISPWINRISRLRRLVLKGCKELLSIPQLPSSLSEIDAEDCESLERLDCSCFLNQKIDLNFANCFKLNKEARDVIIKSSTKYNVTILPGKEMPNYFNYQANGGSLVMKLNERPSPSSMIWKACILLVCKNEVEAAKGEDVVVHHGIKQNNSLVLCSLSSHILYRPLTEHLYIFEFKTDVTSDELCFEFGVDKEEWMIKECGVHYLNTS